Proteins encoded by one window of Dioscorea cayenensis subsp. rotundata cultivar TDr96_F1 chromosome 20, TDr96_F1_v2_PseudoChromosome.rev07_lg8_w22 25.fasta, whole genome shotgun sequence:
- the LOC120251855 gene encoding anoctamin-like protein Os01g0706700 — MNGTGEETGFEVAIVVPKKRDKEKDENCDCVEFLVDELTKAGLIVERVNGISDEFLKLAAPLETLGRAAYELQMKKLTYIGMDLQFEWDQVTAFVRQPDGSLFSWLERYNCFRHLIYGIVNETESELILKFDGDEFALQRNESLVERMEVEGIVKQVFPTHEEVTRKRLLRIWALNWLGFTEQPIDEVYSYFGIKIATYFAFLGMYTKWLVFPAVLGLAVQLLDFGSMQLLVLPSFFIVIISWAVLLFQFWKRKNSALLARWEINYSLTDYRAINMEMASFKQSHEQLQENMDADKPTEKRALQKDEWFGLLLRIRNNAIIVMAIICLQLPFELAYAHLYEIIESDVLKYAVTALYLLAIQYYTKLGGKVSVILIKYENNQGEESSADSLVYKVFGLYFMQTYIGLFYHALLHRNFTTLRQVIIQRLIVSQILENLVENSIPYLQYSYKKYKAIRKKKCDKRSAGAKSPQFASRVEKEYLKPSYTASIGEELEDGLFDDFLELALQFGMIMMFACAFPLIFCFAALNNITEIRTDALKLLVMLKRPVPRASATIGAWLNIFQFLIVMSICTNCILLVCLYDQEGNWRIEPGLAGILIMEHILLLIKFGFSRCVPEEPAWVRLSRVKSAVQARDVCSKQLLKSLSQRKID, encoded by the exons ATGAATGGGACGGGAGAAGAGACCGGGTTCGAGGTGGCGATTGTGGTGCCGAAGAAAAGGGACaaagagaaggatgaaaacTGCGATTGTGTTGAGTTTCTTGTTGATGAGTTGACGAAGGCGGGGTTGattgttgagagggtgaatgggatctcggatgagtttctcaag CTGGCAGCGCCATTGGAGACTTTGGGAAGAGCTGCTTATGAGTTGCAAATGAAGAAGTTGACCTATATTG GAATGGATTTGCAATTTGAATGGGATCAAGTGACAGCATTTGTGAGGCAACCTGATGGATCTTTGTTCAGCTGGTTGGAACGTTATAACTGTTTTCGACATCTGATTTATGGAATT GTAAATGAGACAGAATCAGAATTGATCTTGAAGTTTGATGGTGATGAGTTTGCTTTGCAAAGAAATGAATCATTAGTCGAAAGGATGGAGGTTGAAGGCATTGTCAAGCAAGTCTTTCCGACACATG AGGAAGTTACACGGAAGAGACTCTTGAGGATTTGGGCTCTTAACTGGTTGGGATTTACTGAACAACCGATTGATGaagtttattcatattttgGGATAAAG ATAGCAACATATTTTGCTTTTCTTGGAATGTACACCAAATGGCTGGTTTTTCCGGCTGTTCTTGGACTTGCTGTGCAGTTGCTTGATTTTGG ATCAATGCAGTTGCTTGTCCTTCCGTCTTTCTTCATAGTCATTATTTCATGGGCTGTGCTTTTATTCCAATTCTGGAAGCGCAAGAACTCTGCTCTTTTGGCGAG ATGGGAGATCAACTATTCATTAACAGACTATAGAGCTATAAACATGGAAATGGCTTCTTTTAAGCAGTCTCATGAACAACTCCAAGAGAACATGGATGCTGATAAGCCAACAGAGAAAAGGGCATTGCAAAAAGATGAGTGGTTTGGTCTTCTGTTAAGAATAAGGAATAACGCAATCATTGTCATGGCAATTATTTGCCTCCAGCTGCCATTTGAATTGGCTTATGCTCATCTGTATGAGATCATTGAGTCTGATGTTCTTAA GTATGCAGTAACAGCTCTTTATCTTTTGGCCATTCAGTACTACACTAAGCTTGGAGGCAAAGTGTCTGTTATTCTTATAAAGTATGAAAATAATCAAGGAGAAGAGTCTAGTGCTGATAGTCTGGTGTACAAG GTGTTTGGCCTGTATTTTATGCAAACATATATTGGTTTGTTTTATCATGCCCTTTTGCATCGAAATTTTACAACTCTTCGTCAAGTTATCATTCAGCGATTGATTGTTTCACAG ATTCTTGAAAATTTGGTGGAGAACTCAATCCCTTACCTTCAGTACAGCTATAAGAAGTACAAAGCAATACG gaagaaaaagtgTGACAAAAGATCAGCTGGAGCAAAATCACCGCAGTTTGCTTCTAGAGTGGAAAAGGAGTATCTGAAGCCCTCATATACTGCAAGTATTGGAGAGGAGCTTGAAGATGGTCTATTTGATG ATTTCCTTGAGTTGGCTTTGCAGTTTGGGATGATTATGATGTTTGCATGTGCATTCCCTCTCATATTCTGCTTTGCTGCTTTG AACAATATCACTGAGATCAGAACTGATGCACTGAAGCTACTTGTCATGCTTAAGAGGCCTGTTCCTCGTGCTTCTGCAACTATAGGAGCTTGGTTGAACATATTTCAG TTTCTAATTGTAATGTCTATATGCACCAACTGCATACTACTGGTTTGCTTGTACGACCAAGAGGGGAACTGGAGGATCGAGCCTGGCCTTGCAGGCATCCTCATAATGGAACACATCCTTCTCCTTATCAAATTTGGCTTCTCTCGATGTGTGCCTGAG GAACCTGCTTGGGTGAGATTAAGCCGTGTTAAAAGTGCAGTACAGGCTCGAGATGTATGCTCTAAACAACTACTAAAGAGCCTTTCACAGAGAAAGATCGACTGA
- the LOC120251091 gene encoding uncharacterized protein LOC120251091 — protein sequence MLNGIHLQSSSLLPSNLSLFSSTPPPWNPSLLPFSTQRRTQALIASARRERKVETLADIKEAEVVEEEEEEYGEEGEELEADAFAYPDAFMGREGEKDYDRDPEFAEILGTCVDDPQKAQSRVEERIRKKRSKILHAKTGSAKPMNVLFNKFDFSNSFIWFEFYNAPLTKDIKLICDTIRSWYIIGRLGGCNSMNMQLSEAPLENKRPSYDPIYGANVTPTTFYNIGDLEIQDNLARIWVDIGTTEPLLLDVLINALFNISSDFVGIKQLVFGGSEFENWRENLTSEDAGCSTHKI from the exons ATGCTCAACGGCATCCACCTCCAGAGCTCGAGCCTTCTCCCCAGCAACCTCTCGCTCTTCTCCTCCACTCCTCCACCTTGGAACCCTTCCCTTCTCCCATTCTCTACCCAACGCCGAACCCAAGCTCTGATTGCCAGTGCTCGAAGAGAAAGAAAGGTCGAAACCCTAGCAGATATCAAAGAAGCAGAAGTggtcgaagaagaagaagaagaatacgGGGAAGAGGGGGAAGAGTTAGAAGCCGATGCATTCGCGTATCCCGATGCGTTCATGGGGAGAGAGGGAGAAAAGGATTACGATAGAGACCCGGAGTTTGCCGAGATTCTTGGGACCTGTGTGGATGACCCCCAGAAAGCTCAATCTCGA GTGGAAGAGAGGATCAGGAAGAAGAGGAGCAAGATATTGCACGCGAAGACAGGGTCTGCGAAGCCCATGAATGTCTTGTTTAATAA GTTTGATTTTTCGAATTCCTTTATATGGTTTGAGTTCTACAATGCTCCACTCACAAAAGACATAAAATTAATCTGTGAT ACTATTCGCTCATGGTACATCATAGGACGCTTGGGGGGCTGTAATTCTATGAACATGCAG TTATCAGAAGCACCTTTGGAGAATAAAAGACCAAGCTATGATCCTATTTATGGTGCTAATGTGACACCAACTACCTTCTACAACATTGGTGACTTAGAGATTCAAGACAATTTAGCACGCATatg GGTTGATATTGGTACCACTGAGCCATTGCTTTTGGATGTGCTGATAAATGCCTTGTTTAACATAAGCTCCGA TTTTGTAGGGATAAAACAGTTGGTGTTTGGCGGTTCAGAATTTGAAAACTGGCGCGAAAATCTCACATCAGAGGATGCTGGTTGCAGTACACACAAGATCTAG
- the LOC120251118 gene encoding pentatricopeptide repeat-containing protein At3g62890-like, giving the protein MRFGLRVQLQPRSNGVFSFPRYCCTAPHQHPPLSSLPPRPSPRQIQQAHAQLITLGLASRRAPMSHLLAHCALSPSLPPSYPITIFNLIDIPNVFAINNLLRCISRSVHPEKCLLFYSELRRRAMPTNNYTYPFLLHACSRNPVLSEGQQVHSHVVKLGLDLDLFVRNALIHFYSACCEMELSKRVFDECPSERDVVSWNAMLAGYAKSGRVDAAEKVFDIMPERDVISWNSLIMGYVQNGILEKGLEVFRQMIDLGLMVNEATLVTVLSASAQLGLLEYGRFIHSTIKDLKFPISVALGTALVDMYAKCGCIDISKELFNELPERDAFSWNAMICGLATHGLGKEALELFEKFINEGLHPASVTFVGVLNACSRAGLVAEARRYFELMVKDYGIEPEMEHYGCMVDLLGRAGLVSEALELIEGMKIAPDPVLWGTLLGACKMHGLVDLGITIGQKLIELEPGHDGHYVLLAGIYAKARKWKDVITVRKLMSSRGTNKVAGLSLIEANGMVHRFVAGDREHEQSISIHKMLEVINQRLTEAGYMPDVAPILHDIGDEEKVHVIKEHSERLAIAFGFIVSKPGSPIRIVKNLRVCGDCHEFSKMVSKVFEREIIVRDGSRFHHFKEGKCSCSDYW; this is encoded by the coding sequence ATGCGTTTTGGTCTTCGAGTTCAGCTTCAGCCTCGCTCCAATGGCGTCTTCTCTTTCCCAAGGTATTGCTGCACCGCTCCTCACCAGCACCCGCCACTCTCTTCTCTCCCTCCCCGCCCATCCCCGCGTCAAATCCAACAAGCCCACGCCCAGCTCATCACCCTTGGCCTCGCCTCCCGCCGCGCTCCCATGTCCCACCTCCTCGCCCACTGCGCGCTATCTCCATCGCTTCCTCCTTCGTATCCCATCACTATCTTCAATCTCATCGACATCCCTAACGTTTTTGCCATTAACAATCTCCTTCGCTGCATTTCTAGGAGCGTCCACCCTGAAAAGTGTCTCCTTTTCTACTCGGAACTCCGTCGCCGGGCAATGCCCACCAACAACTACACCTACCCTTTTCTTCTCCACGCTTGCAGCCGCAATCCCGTGCTGTCTGAAGGCCAGCAGGTGCACTCTCATGTTGTGAAGCTCGGGCTTGATTTGGATTTGTTTGTTCGGAATGCTTTGATTCATTTCTATAGTGCTTGTTGCGAGATGGAGTTGTCAAAGAGAGTGTTCGATGAGTGCCCGTCAGAGCGGGATGTGGTTTCTTGGAATGCGATGCTGGCTGGATACGCTAAGAGTGGAAGGGTTGATGCTGCCGAGAAGGTGTTTGATATAATGCCTGAGAGGGATGTGATTTCCTGGAATAGTTTGATCATGGGGTATGTTCAAAATGGGATTTTGGAGAAGGGCCTGGAGGTTTTCAGGCAAATGATTGACCTGGGATTGATGGTAAATGAAGCTACTTTGGTGACTGTTTTGTCAGCTTCAGCTCAACTGGGATTGCTTGAATATGGGAGGTTCATTCATAGTACTataaaagatttgaaatttCCCATCAGTGTTGCTCTTGGCACTGCACTGGTGGACATGTATGCGAAATGTGGATGCATTGATATCTCGAAAGAGTTATTCAATGAACTGCCCGAAAGAGATGCGTTCTCTTGGAATGCTATGATTTGTGGGCTGGCAACGCATGGACTAGGAAAGGAAGCTCTGGAGCTGTTTGAAAAGTTTATTAATGAAGGTTTACATCCCGCAAGTGTGACATTTGTTGGAGTATTGAATGCTTGTAGCCGTGCTGGATTAGTAGCGGAAGCGCGACGGTATTTTGAGTTGATGGTAAAGGATTATGGCATTGAGCCTGAGATGGAGCACTATGGATGCATGGTTGATCTCTTAGGCCGTGCGGGTCTTGTGTCAGAGGCGCTTGAATTGATCGAAGGGATGAAGATAGCACCGGATCCAGTTTTGTGGGGCACATTGTTGGGGGCATGCAAGATGCATGGTTTAGTGGATTTGGGAATTACCATAGGCCAGAAACTGATTGAGTTAGAACCTGGTCATGATGGGCACTATGTTCTTCTAGCTGGCATCTATGCCAAGGCAAGAAAATGGAAAGATGTCATTACAGTAAGGAAATTGATGTCTAGCCGAGGCACGAATAAAGTTGCTGGTTTGAGCTTGATTGAGGCAAACGGAATGGTGCATAGGTTTGTTGCGGGAGACAGAGAGCATGAGCAATCTATAAGCATTCACAAAATGCTTGAAGTGATTAACCAGAGGTTAACTGAGGCTGGATACATGCCAGATGTTGCACCGATCTTGCATGATATTGGTGATGAGGAGAAGGTGCATGTGATCAAGGAGCATAGTGAACGGTTGGCAATTGCTTTTGGTTTCATTGTGAGCAAGCCGGGTAGTCCTATTCGAATTGTGAAGAATCTTAGGGTGTGTGGGGATTGTCATGAATTCAGTAAAATGGTATCAAAGGTGTTTGAGAGAGAGATCATTGTGAGAGATGGCAGCAGGTTTCACCATTTCAAGGAAGGGAAATGTTCTTGTTCGGATTATTGGTAG